The Raphanus sativus cultivar WK10039 chromosome 2, ASM80110v3, whole genome shotgun sequence genome includes a region encoding these proteins:
- the LOC108837724 gene encoding F-box/LRR-repeat protein At3g58980-like, whose protein sequence is MAQYVCLPFTPNLHFPKPNTPLGFAVNRKRFMDSVDRVMLGVSGSSAMRRFTRNGPVLRVDSDHTKRWTRNVLNPGVLNLPLDRTVHDDSLVLDESACKTLVKLKLNYGFIIPILPEDTSFPALKSLTLYTARFCNLGAFEKLISACPLLEELSILHGVGWELWRCSHILSRPNLKRLTIRSWFYVNLVELGSMSFDIPNLVYLEYSDYVQRQYPAVKLDSLVEAKLELMVKDGDHGSYDPFNLFKGLRHVQKLSLSFPETVEIFDYYREAVPVFENVSQLSITTLLGFCSSFSTLPSLPSVLKKFPNVQTLVIEGPLCGHDHSDFVCRCFSVDVVKLSSPVKVLELTIYKGSSDEMDQIKRFLEDFSCLELVKVRVFPEDYEEKLRIATDLLMLPRASSRCKIQVEFCSKSFPW, encoded by the exons ATGGCTCAGTATGTTTGCCTTCCCTTCACACCAAATCTCCACTTTCCCAAACCAAACACGCCCTTAGGTTTCGCTGTTAACCGAAAACGTTTCATGGATTCTGTTGATCGAGTCATGTTGGGTGTGTCAGGCAGTTCTGCCATGAGGAGGTTCACTCGGAATGGTCCAGTACTCCGTGTCGACTCAGATCATACCAAACGTTGGACACGTAACGTGCTGAACCCTGGCGTCTTGAATCTTCCTCTCGACAGAACTGTTCATGATGATTCACTAGTCTTGGATGAATCAGCTTGCAAGACACTTGTTAAGCTGAAActaaattatggttttataatCCCCATACTTCCCGAGGACACTTCTTTTCCAGCACTTAAGTCACTCACTCTCTATACGGCACGCTTCTGTAATCTTGGAGCGTTTGAAAAGCTTATCTCTGCTTGTCCTTTACTTGAGGAACTGAGCATCTTGCATGGGGTTGGTTGGGAACTTTGGAGATGTTCTCACATCCTGTCCCGTCCGAACCTTAAGAGACTTACCATTAGATCATGGTTCTACGTTAATCTTGTTGAGTTGGGGAGTATGAGTTTTGATATTCCCAATCTTGTTTACCTGGAATACTCTGACTATGTTCAGCGTCAGTATCCTGCTGTTAAACTGGACTCTCTTGTTGAAGCTAAACTCGAGCTTATGGTGAAAGATGGAGATCATGGTAGTTACGATCCGTTTAATCTCTTTAAGGGATTAAGACATGTCCAGAAGCTTAGCTTATCATTTCCTGAAACTGTGGAG ATTTTTGATTACTACCGTGAAGCAGTGCCTGTGTTCGAAAACGTGAGCCAGTTATCTATTACAACTCTTTTGGGCTTCTGTTCATCTTTCTCGACTCTACCGTCTCTACCATCTGTACTGAAGAAATTTCCAAATGTACAGACTCTCGTCATCGAG GGTCCCTTGTGCGGCCATGATCATTCGGATTTTGTCTGCAGATGCTTCTCGGTAGATGTTGTTAAACTGTCATCTCCTGTGAAGGTTCTAGAACTAACAATATACAAAGGAAGTAGCGATGAGATGGATCAAATCAAGCGTTTCTTGGAGGACTTTTCATGTCTTGAGCTCGTCAAAGTTCGTGTTTTCCCAGAAGACTACGAGGAGAAGTTGCGCATTGCCACGGATTTGCTCATGCTTCCTAGAGCTTCTTCCAGATGCAAAATCCAGGTCGAGTTTTGTTCAAAATCATTTCCTTGGTGa
- the LOC108843294 gene encoding DEAD-box ATP-dependent RNA helicase 46 isoform X1, whose translation MAATATASTIRYAPEDPNLPKPWKGLVDSRTGYLYFWNPETNVTQYERPPGLAPPVSSPVQTQQQPSSGYSSGKDDDKYSKGSDEPKTDSVSRFSEASRSGPIDSSNAASGPGNAASCGLAATRPPSSAAGTEKMSPEAYCRRHEITVTGGQVPPPLMSFEATGFPPELLRELYGAGFSAPSPIQAQSWPIAMQNRDIVAVAKTGSGKTLGYLIPGFMHLQRVRNDSRMGPTILVLSPTRELATQIQAEALKFGKSSRISCACLYGGAPKGPQLKEIERGVDIVIATPGRLNDILEMKRISLHQVSYLVLDEADRMLDMGFEPQIRKIVNEVPTKRQTLMYTATWPKEVRKIASDLLGNPAQVNIGNVDELVANKSITQTIEVIPPMEKQRRLEQILRSQEPGSKIIIFCSTKRMCDTLARNLMRTFGAAAIHGDKSQQERDDVLNQFRSGRTPVLVATDVAARGLDVKDIRVVVNYDFPNGVEDYVHRIGRTGRAGATGLAYTFFGDQDAKHATDLIKILEGASQKVPQEVRELATRGGGMNKFRRWGTPSSGGGGGYGDSGYGGRGGGRGDSGYGGRGDSGYGGGRGGSGYGGRGDSGYGGGRGDSGYGGGRGDSGYGGGRGGSGYGGRGGGDSGGRGSWSDSSGRGSGWGRERSRSPERFNRGAAPSTSSPPRSFHEAMMMRQK comes from the exons ATGGCTGCTACTGCTACAGCATCGACGATCCGTTACGCACCTGAGGATCCTAATCTCCCTAAGCCGTGGAAAGGTCTTGTGGATAGTCGAACTGGGTACCTGTACTTTTGGAATCCGGAGACCAATGTTACCCAGTACGAGAGACCACCTGGTTTAGCTCCCCCCGTAAGCTCTCCTGTTCAGACTCAGCAACAACCTTCTTCTGGGTACAGTTCTGGAAAGGATGATGATAAGTATAGTAAGGGCAGCGATGAGCCTAAGACTGACTCTGTTTCAAGGTTTAGTGAG GCAAGCAGAAGTGGACCAATAGATTCAAGTAATGCTGCCAGTGGACCAGGGAATGCTGCATCTTGTGGATTGGCTGCCACAAGGCCTCCTTCTTCAGCTGCAGGGACTGAAAAAATGTCCCCAGAGGCCTATTGTCGCCGCCATGAAATTACTGTCACT GGAGGCCAAGTGCCGCCACCTTTGATGTCGTTTGAAGCCACTGGTTTCCCTCCAGAGCTTCTGCGAGAG ttatACGGTGCAGGATTCTCTGCTCCAAGTCCAATTCAAGCTCAGTCATGGCCAATTGCGATGCAGAACAGAGACATAGTAGCCGTCGCTAAAACAGGCTCTGGAAAAACTCTCGGTTACTTGATTCCAGGCTTCATGCACCTCCAGCGGGTCCGCAATGACTCACGAATGGGCCCAACGATCTTGGTGTTGTCACCTACTAGGGAGCTGGCCACACAAATCCAAGCTGAAGCTTTGAAGTTTGGGAAGTCATCAAGAATCTCCTGTGCA TGCTTGTATGGTGGAGCACCAAAGGGTCCTCAGCTGAAGGAAATAGAGAGAGGTGTTGATATCGTCATTGCAACTCCCGGGAGATTGAATGATATCCTTGAGATGAAGAGAATCAGTCTTCATCAAGTGTCTTACCTTGTGCTAGACGAGGCTGATAGAATGTTGGACATGGGGTTCGAGCCTCAGATCAGGAAGATTGTCAATGAGGTCCCCACTAAGCGTCAAACCCTCATGTACACAGCCACATGGCCTAAAGAGGTCAGGAAAATCGCATCCGATCTTCTTGGTAACCCTGCACAAGTCAACATTGGTAACGTCGATGAGCTCGTGGCCAACAAGTCTATCACTCAG ACTATTGAAGTCATACCACCGATGGAGAAACAAAGAAGGTTGGAGCAGATATTGCGGTCTCAGGAGCCAGGCTCCAAGATTATTATCTTCTGTTCGACCAAGAGGATGTGTGATACTCTCGCGAGGAACTTGATGCGAACGTTTGGAGCTGCTGCTATACATGGAGACAAGTCTCAGCAAGAGCGAGATGATGTGCTGAATCAGTTTAGGAGTGGGAGGACTCCTGTTCTCGTTGCAACCGATGTAGCTGCTCGTGGACTTGATGTTAAAGACATCAG GGTGGTGGTGAACTATGATTTCCCAAATGGAGTGGAGGATTATGTTCACAGAATCGGAAGAACGGGAAGAGCTGGAGCAACAGGTTTAGCTTACACCTTCTTTGGGGACCAAGATGCAAAACATGCTACGGATCTGATCAAGATCTTGGAAGGAGCAAGCCAGAAAGTCCCTCAGGAGGTACGTGAGTTGGCTACACGCGGTGGTGGTATGAACAAATTCCGCCGCTGGGGTACACCTTCCtctggtggtggtggcggcTATGGTGATTCTGGCTATGGTGGTCGTGGAGGTGGCCGTGGTGATTCTGGTTATGGTGGACGTGGTGATTCAGGTTATGGTGGAGGTCGTGGTGGTTCTGGTTATGGAGGTCGTGGTGATTCTGGTTATGGTGGAGGTCGTGGTGATTCTGGTTATGGTGGAGGTCGTGGTGATTCTGGTTATGGTGGAGGTCGTGGTGGTTCCGGTTATGGAGGACGTGGAGGTGGTGACTCAGGGGGTAGAGGAAGCTGGTCTGACag CAGTGGTCGTGGCTCAGGATGGGGAAGAGAGAGGAGTCGTAGTCCAGAGAGATTCAACAGAGGTGCTGCACCGTCCACTTCCTCACCGCCTCGCAGCTTTCACGAGGCGATGATGATGAGACAGAAGTAA
- the LOC130499082 gene encoding uncharacterized protein LOC130499082 produces MEENSHRVSRRNDVGTHCQNDVVDEDNRRQQRHYNHHTHGDEDKCSGKRCRSWAAGAIADCLALCCCPCAIINFLTLTFVKVPWMIGRRCLGGRRKKKNKRRLHERQRSGKINGEDGFQHHSNHQCQFETAEEDEKCGGGGDEDDDNDHRFVVERDGSLTKEEEEEKKTTSVSGSEESRTSAKVEAERVWLELYQIGHLGFGRVSFTEIQ; encoded by the coding sequence ATGGAGGAAAACTCGCATCGAGTTTCACGTAGAAACGATGTCGGGACCCACTGTCAAAACGATGTCGTCGACGAAGACAACCGTCGACAACAACGGCATTACAACCACCATACTCACGGAGATGAAGACAAATGCTCAGGCAAGAGATGCCGGTCGTGGGCGGCTGGGGCGATTGCTGATTGTTTGGCGCTCTGTTGCTGTCCATGTGCCATCATAAATTTTCTTACTCTTACTTTCGTCAAGGTCCCTTGGATGATAGGACGGCGATGTCTCGGGGGTAgacggaagaagaagaacaagcgGAGGCTACACGAGAGACAACGCAGCGGGAAAATCAACGGTGAAGATGGGTTTCAACACCACAGTAACCATCAATGTCAGTTTGAGACAGCCGAGGAAGATGAGAAATGCGGTGGTGGaggagatgaagatgatgataatgatcACCGGTTTGTGGTGGAGAGAGATGGGAGTTTaacgaaggaggaggaggaggagaagaaaacGACGTCGGTTAGTGGGAGTGAAGAGTCAAGAACAAGTGCAAAAGTTGAAGCAGAGAGAGTGTGGTTAGAGTTGTATCAAATTGGTCATCTTGGATTTGGTAGAGTCTCCTTCACTGAGATTCAATGA
- the LOC108839343 gene encoding DNA (cytosine-5)-methyltransferase DRM2-like codes for MAQDDSAEWNTDDDLYFEIDNFQSSSKSSSPVVTSSDHMFATLLDMGFSDDVIARAIQENGPNAETSAIIDTISKYSMNCEPSSSKSKTINHFLAMGFDEEKIIKAIHKHGEENMEEIANALLSSEADMKEEDNIDWSDSDDDDEKDPDSFDSCNPLSSLVKMGFSELEASLAIERCGDNVSIADLADFICASQIARESDEFHTDPEEQKPTQNIKKKRKEPRPSANDQLICLPNPMIGFGVPNEAMFITHRDLPALARAPPYFYYENVACAPKGVWETISSHLYDIAPEFVDSKYICAAARKRGYVHNLPISNRYQIQPAPKLTIQEALPHIGIRWPTWDTRTKLNCILTVHASAQTTKRIRLALEAHTGEPSEATKRYVIEQCRRWNLVWVGKNKVAPLDGEETESLLGFPKYHTRGGGMSNTDRLKSLGNSFQVDTVAYHLSVLKPLFPDGINVLSLFTGIGGGEVALHRLQIPMKTVVAVEISKKNRTILKDFWGQTNQKGVLEEIEDVRDLTKDKIVELMKRFGGFDLVIGGSPCNNLAGGNRVNRSGLEGEQSSLFFEYCRILDVVRETTMQMRRS; via the exons ATG GCTCAAGATGACTCTGCTGAGTGGAATACAGATGATGACTTGTATTTTGAGATTGATAACTTTCAGTCATCTTCAAAGTCATCATCTCCGGTAGTCACTTCTTCAGACCACATGTTTGCTACGCTTCTTGACATGGGATTTTCAGATGACGTGATCGCTAGAGCAATCCAAGAAAATG GACCAAATGCTGAAACTTCAGCCATTATTGATACTATTTCCAAGTACTCG ATGAACTGTGAACCTAGCTCTTCTAAGTCTAAGACTATCAATCACTTCCTTGCCATGGGATTTGATGAGGAAAAAATTATCAAAGCCATACATAAACATG GAGAAGAAAACATGGAAGAAATTGCAAATGCACTCCTCTCTTCTGAA GCAGAtatgaaagaagaagataacaTTGACTGGTCAGATAGTGATGATGACGATGAG aAAGATCCAGACTCATTTGATAGCTGCAATCCATTGAGTTCTTTGGTGAAAATGGGTTTCTCCGAGCTGGAAGCTTCTCTAGCTATAGAGAGATGTG GAGACAATGTGAGCATTGCAGACCTCGCAGACTTCATTTGTGCTTCACAGATAGCTCGAGAATCAGATGAGTTTCACACTGACCCTGAAGAACAAAAG CCAACACAGAACATCAAGAAAAAGCGGAAAGAGCCTAGGCCATCCGCTAATGACCAGTTGATTTGCCTACCAAACCCAATGATAGGGTTCGGGGTTCCAAATGAGGCAATGTTCATCACACATAGAGATCTCCCAGCACTAGCTCGTGCCCCACCCTACTTCTACTATGAAAACGTCGCTTGTGCACCTAAAGGCGTTTGGGAGACCATCTCAAGTCATTTGTATGATATTGCACCGGAGTTTGTGGACTCCAAGTACATATGCGCAGCAGCTAGGAAAAGAGGCTATGTGCACAACCTTCCCATTAGCAACAGATACCAGATTCAACCTGCTCCAAAACTAACAATTCAAGAAGCCCTTCCGCACATTGGGATACGGTGGCCAACATGGGACACAAGGACTAAACTGAACTGCATACTTACCGTTCATGCTAGCGCTCAGACAACAAAGAGGATCCGCTTAGCACTTGAGGCTCATACTGGTGAACCTTCTGAAGCGACAAAAAGGTATGTCATTGAGCAGTGTAGGAGGTGGAACCTTGTATGGGTGGGGAAAAACAAAGTCGCCCCACTCGATGGAGAAGAAACAGAGTCTCTTTTGGGTTTTCCAAAATACCATACACGAGGCGGTGGCATGAGTAATACCGATCGTTTGAAGTCACTTGGCAATTCTTTTCAG GTGGACACAGTGGCATATCATCTGTCTGTCCTTAAACCCTTGTTTCCTGATGGTATTaatgttctctctctcttcactgGTATTGGTGGTGGAGAAGTGGCGCTTCACCGTCTCCAAATCCCGATGAAAACTGTCGTCGCTGTGGAGATATCGAAAAAGAACAGAACCATTTTAAAGGACTTTTGGGGACAAACTAACCAAAAAGGAGTCTTGGAAGAGATTGAAGACGTGAGAGACCTAACTAAAGACAAAATTGTTGAGCTGATGAAGCGTTTTGGTGGGTTTGATCTTGTTATTGGAGGTAGTCCGTGCAATAACCTCGCTGGTGGTAACAGAGTAAACAGGAGTGGTCTCGAAGGTGAACAATCTTCGTTGTTCTTTGAGTATTGCCGGATTCTCGACGTGGTTCGTGAGACAACAATGCAGATGAGAAGATCTTGA
- the LOC108843294 gene encoding DEAD-box ATP-dependent RNA helicase 46 isoform X2, translated as MAATATASTIRYAPEDPNLPKPWKGLVDSRTGYLYFWNPETNVTQYERPPGLAPPVSSPVQTQQQPSSGYSSGKDDDKYSKGSDEPKTDSVSRFSEASRSGPIDSSNAASGPGNAASCGLAATRPPSSAAGTEKMSPEAYCRRHEITVTGGQVPPPLMSFEATGFPPELLRELYGAGFSAPSPIQAQSWPIAMQNRDIVAVAKTGSGKTLGYLIPGFMHLQRVRNDSRMGPTILVLSPTRELATQIQAEALKFGKSSRISCACLYGGAPKGPQLKEIERGVDIVIATPGRLNDILEMKRISLHQVSYLVLDEADRMLDMGFEPQIRKIVNEVPTKRQTLMYTATWPKEVRKIASDLLGNPAQVNIGNVDELVANKSITQTIEVIPPMEKQRRLEQILRSQEPGSKIIIFCSTKRMCDTLARNLMRTFGAAAIHGDKSQQERDDVLNQFRSGRTPVLVATDVAARGLDVKDIRVVVNYDFPNGVEDYVHRIGRTGRAGATGLAYTFFGDQDAKHATDLIKILEGASQKVPQEVRELATRGGGMNKFRRWGTPSSGGGGGYGDSGYGGRGGGRGDSGYGGRGDSGYGGGRGGSGYGGRGDSGYGGGRGDSGYGGGRGDSGYGGGRGGSGYGGRGGGDSGGRGSWSDSGRGSGWGRERSRSPERFNRGAAPSTSSPPRSFHEAMMMRQK; from the exons ATGGCTGCTACTGCTACAGCATCGACGATCCGTTACGCACCTGAGGATCCTAATCTCCCTAAGCCGTGGAAAGGTCTTGTGGATAGTCGAACTGGGTACCTGTACTTTTGGAATCCGGAGACCAATGTTACCCAGTACGAGAGACCACCTGGTTTAGCTCCCCCCGTAAGCTCTCCTGTTCAGACTCAGCAACAACCTTCTTCTGGGTACAGTTCTGGAAAGGATGATGATAAGTATAGTAAGGGCAGCGATGAGCCTAAGACTGACTCTGTTTCAAGGTTTAGTGAG GCAAGCAGAAGTGGACCAATAGATTCAAGTAATGCTGCCAGTGGACCAGGGAATGCTGCATCTTGTGGATTGGCTGCCACAAGGCCTCCTTCTTCAGCTGCAGGGACTGAAAAAATGTCCCCAGAGGCCTATTGTCGCCGCCATGAAATTACTGTCACT GGAGGCCAAGTGCCGCCACCTTTGATGTCGTTTGAAGCCACTGGTTTCCCTCCAGAGCTTCTGCGAGAG ttatACGGTGCAGGATTCTCTGCTCCAAGTCCAATTCAAGCTCAGTCATGGCCAATTGCGATGCAGAACAGAGACATAGTAGCCGTCGCTAAAACAGGCTCTGGAAAAACTCTCGGTTACTTGATTCCAGGCTTCATGCACCTCCAGCGGGTCCGCAATGACTCACGAATGGGCCCAACGATCTTGGTGTTGTCACCTACTAGGGAGCTGGCCACACAAATCCAAGCTGAAGCTTTGAAGTTTGGGAAGTCATCAAGAATCTCCTGTGCA TGCTTGTATGGTGGAGCACCAAAGGGTCCTCAGCTGAAGGAAATAGAGAGAGGTGTTGATATCGTCATTGCAACTCCCGGGAGATTGAATGATATCCTTGAGATGAAGAGAATCAGTCTTCATCAAGTGTCTTACCTTGTGCTAGACGAGGCTGATAGAATGTTGGACATGGGGTTCGAGCCTCAGATCAGGAAGATTGTCAATGAGGTCCCCACTAAGCGTCAAACCCTCATGTACACAGCCACATGGCCTAAAGAGGTCAGGAAAATCGCATCCGATCTTCTTGGTAACCCTGCACAAGTCAACATTGGTAACGTCGATGAGCTCGTGGCCAACAAGTCTATCACTCAG ACTATTGAAGTCATACCACCGATGGAGAAACAAAGAAGGTTGGAGCAGATATTGCGGTCTCAGGAGCCAGGCTCCAAGATTATTATCTTCTGTTCGACCAAGAGGATGTGTGATACTCTCGCGAGGAACTTGATGCGAACGTTTGGAGCTGCTGCTATACATGGAGACAAGTCTCAGCAAGAGCGAGATGATGTGCTGAATCAGTTTAGGAGTGGGAGGACTCCTGTTCTCGTTGCAACCGATGTAGCTGCTCGTGGACTTGATGTTAAAGACATCAG GGTGGTGGTGAACTATGATTTCCCAAATGGAGTGGAGGATTATGTTCACAGAATCGGAAGAACGGGAAGAGCTGGAGCAACAGGTTTAGCTTACACCTTCTTTGGGGACCAAGATGCAAAACATGCTACGGATCTGATCAAGATCTTGGAAGGAGCAAGCCAGAAAGTCCCTCAGGAGGTACGTGAGTTGGCTACACGCGGTGGTGGTATGAACAAATTCCGCCGCTGGGGTACACCTTCCtctggtggtggtggcggcTATGGTGATTCTGGCTATGGTGGTCGTGGAGGTGGCCGTGGTGATTCTGGTTATGGTGGACGTGGTGATTCAGGTTATGGTGGAGGTCGTGGTGGTTCTGGTTATGGAGGTCGTGGTGATTCTGGTTATGGTGGAGGTCGTGGTGATTCTGGTTATGGTGGAGGTCGTGGTGATTCTGGTTATGGTGGAGGTCGTGGTGGTTCCGGTTATGGAGGACGTGGAGGTGGTGACTCAGGGGGTAGAGGAAGCTGGTCTGACag TGGTCGTGGCTCAGGATGGGGAAGAGAGAGGAGTCGTAGTCCAGAGAGATTCAACAGAGGTGCTGCACCGTCCACTTCCTCACCGCCTCGCAGCTTTCACGAGGCGATGATGATGAGACAGAAGTAA